In Palaemon carinicauda isolate YSFRI2023 chromosome 18, ASM3689809v2, whole genome shotgun sequence, a genomic segment contains:
- the LOC137657077 gene encoding uncharacterized protein gives MISVGVRGVCNSVCEACSFQAVCPKSSEFLVYRLAPRRRREYLQIEISNFVFSLFQNEERVFEECATMGVKPVHSKQKVPKVLSLVLRSPQDVIGNTNRLKLAALFFFFYSRIKKDSPVLIQLTTLITKQYLLCKGANSCTVIVQWPLSSWVFEECATMGVKPVHSKQKIPKVQSLVLRSPQDVIGKTFRLKLAAL, from the exons ggtgtTCGAGGAGTGTGCAATTCAGTGTGTGAAGCCTGTTCATTCCAAGCTGTATGTCCCAAAAGTTCTGAGTTTTTGGTGTATAGGCTCGCCCCAAGAAGACGTCGGGAATACCTTCAGATTGAAATtagtaattttgtattttctttattccAGAATGAAGAAAG GGTGTTTGAGGAATGTGCAACTATGGGTGTGAAGCCTGTTCATTCTAAGCAAAAAGTCCCAAAAGTTCTGTCTTTGGTGTTACGCTCACCCCAAGATGTCATCGGGAATACCAACAGATTGAAATTGgccgctttgtttttttttttttattccagaataaaaaaag actcgcctgtcctcatacaactgacaacactgattaccaaacaatacctCCTCTGTAAAGGGGctaactcctgcactgtaattgtgcagtggccactttcctcttg GGTGTTTGAGGAATGTGCAACTATGGGTGTGAAGCCTGTTCATTCTAAGCAAAAAATCCCAAAAGTTCAGTCTTTGGTGTTACGCTCACCCCAAGATGTCATCGGGAAAACCTTCAGATTGAAATTGGctgctttgtaa